A stretch of the Paenibacillus dendritiformis genome encodes the following:
- the secA gene encoding preprotein translocase subunit SecA has product MLSRLTKRIFDRQSAPLRKLRRIVHHIDRHYRQLSGYSDDQLQSLSQQLRLLAGKDRDSPHAKFQAFALAKEAVRRISGKTLHDVQLMGGWAMTERNIAEMATGEGKTVTSILPIYWFALQGDGVHLITANEYLAARDYAEMKPIFDFLGISVGINLAGMSIKAKQAAYQKDVTYGVCSEFGFDYLRDHLAREPEERVQRTLAYALIDEIDSILIDEARTPLIIAGKTKASPDLYYVCARFVDRLQENRDYEVDRELNQVTFTDRGIQTIETVFMIDNLYDLENTNVYHYLLQSLRAKALMKRDVDYIVKDGKVGIIDAFTGRILQGRQYNDGLQQAIEAKEDVPLSPENVTHAVITIQKFFGLYTYLTGMTGTIRNEAEEIRHLFGLDIVAIPTHKPVQRIDEEDVFFRTREEKYREIMREVKKRHSIGQPVLIGTTSIEQSEEIASRLQAFGLPYQLLNAKEEEKEAAIIAAAGWKGAITIATNMAGRGTDIVLGPGVAELGGLHVIGTERHESRRIDNQLRGRSGRQGDPGSSCFYISMEDELIERFASEEAAQWRGKIQWKERGTREPALTRWIERVQKRIEQQNYEIRTFVYVLDSIMHEQRASFYEHRRDVVDGQDIKYFLRGHLVRYVQRWMETHAPREPSPDERDISALSRVAGLRPNFLAAEEKAANRLEFAQIITSYFDARLEDLFSLENRSQCCQKWRCAYLQILDKAWMRHLEQLELLKLGIQFRKYGKQDPVQAFKEDAWKLYGQMEETVRKKIYDAVLKERIREGRQVDGKVG; this is encoded by the coding sequence TTGCTGTCCCGACTTACGAAGCGGATATTTGACCGCCAATCAGCACCGTTGCGAAAATTGCGGCGCATCGTCCATCACATTGACCGCCACTATCGCCAGTTATCCGGTTATTCGGATGATCAACTGCAGTCGCTATCCCAGCAATTGCGCCTCCTGGCGGGGAAGGACAGGGATTCGCCTCATGCGAAATTCCAAGCGTTCGCGCTGGCCAAAGAAGCGGTTCGCCGAATATCAGGGAAGACGCTTCATGATGTGCAGTTGATGGGCGGCTGGGCGATGACCGAGCGCAATATTGCCGAGATGGCGACAGGCGAGGGCAAAACCGTAACTTCCATACTCCCCATATATTGGTTCGCGCTTCAGGGAGACGGGGTGCATCTCATTACGGCGAACGAGTATTTGGCCGCACGAGATTATGCGGAGATGAAGCCGATTTTCGACTTTCTCGGGATTAGTGTCGGAATAAATCTCGCAGGCATGAGTATCAAGGCGAAGCAAGCGGCTTATCAGAAAGATGTGACTTACGGGGTATGCAGCGAATTCGGTTTTGATTATTTACGGGATCATCTGGCCCGGGAGCCGGAGGAGAGGGTTCAACGGACTCTGGCATATGCGCTGATTGATGAGATTGACAGCATCTTAATCGATGAAGCGCGCACTCCGCTAATTATAGCTGGAAAAACGAAGGCATCCCCCGATCTGTACTACGTATGCGCCCGGTTTGTCGACCGGCTGCAGGAGAATCGAGATTATGAAGTGGATCGCGAGCTGAATCAGGTTACGTTTACGGACAGAGGTATTCAAACGATTGAAACGGTCTTCATGATTGATAATTTATACGATTTGGAGAATACGAATGTCTACCATTATCTGTTGCAAAGCCTGCGCGCCAAAGCATTGATGAAGCGTGATGTCGATTACATTGTCAAGGATGGGAAGGTAGGCATTATCGATGCTTTTACCGGGCGGATTTTGCAGGGGCGGCAATATAATGACGGCCTTCAGCAAGCGATCGAAGCGAAAGAGGATGTACCGCTAAGCCCGGAAAACGTGACGCATGCGGTCATTACGATACAAAAGTTTTTTGGGTTGTATACATATCTGACCGGGATGACCGGAACCATCCGGAACGAAGCCGAAGAAATCCGCCATCTGTTCGGATTGGATATCGTCGCCATTCCAACGCATAAGCCTGTCCAGCGCATCGATGAAGAAGATGTATTTTTTAGGACCAGAGAAGAAAAGTATCGAGAAATCATGCGTGAAGTAAAAAAGCGGCATTCGATTGGACAACCGGTACTAATCGGAACGACGTCGATCGAACAATCGGAGGAGATTGCCTCTCGTCTGCAAGCATTCGGCCTGCCTTATCAATTGCTCAATGCCAAAGAGGAGGAAAAAGAAGCCGCTATTATAGCTGCTGCCGGATGGAAAGGGGCGATAACGATCGCGACCAATATGGCGGGCAGAGGAACGGACATCGTGCTGGGACCGGGCGTAGCCGAGCTTGGGGGGCTCCATGTCATCGGGACGGAGCGGCACGAGAGCCGCAGAATTGACAATCAATTAAGAGGCCGATCAGGCAGACAGGGAGATCCGGGATCATCCTGCTTTTATATTTCGATGGAAGATGAACTGATTGAGAGGTTTGCTTCCGAAGAAGCTGCGCAATGGCGCGGGAAAATCCAATGGAAAGAGCGCGGGACAAGGGAACCGGCGTTAACGCGCTGGATTGAACGAGTTCAAAAGAGGATAGAGCAGCAAAATTATGAAATCCGGACCTTCGTCTATGTGCTTGATTCGATTATGCACGAACAAAGAGCAAGCTTCTACGAGCATCGAAGAGATGTGGTAGACGGGCAGGATATCAAGTATTTTCTGCGCGGGCATCTTGTACGTTATGTCCAGAGATGGATGGAAACGCATGCTCCTCGTGAACCATCACCTGATGAACGGGATATTTCCGCATTGTCTCGCGTGGCTGGATTGCGTCCCAATTTCCTTGCTGCGGAAGAGAAGGCTGCCAATCGGTTGGAGTTCGCGCAAATCATCACCTCCTATTTTGATGCGAGGCTGGAGGACTTGTTCTCATTAGAGAATCGAAGCCAATGCTGCCAAAAGTGGCGATGCGCCTATTTGCAAATTCTCGACAAAGCATGGATGCGTCATTTGGAGCAGTTGGAGCTGCTAAAGCTGGGAATTCAGTTTCGCAAATATGGCAAGCAAGATCCGGTCCAGGCCTTTAAGGAAGATGCTTGGAAGCTTTATGGGCAGATGGAAGAAACGGTGCGGAAGAAAATATACGATGCCGTGTTGAAGGAGAGGATTCGTGAAGGGCGGCAGGTCGACGGAAAGGTAGGGTAG
- a CDS encoding tyrosine-type recombinase/integrase: MLQTVLRLLPNDSGTIEPCSDEQIINMFLSSSSRSPYTIRNYRNAINKFRLFIGNKSLKDVTWREIEVYKISLAQGFLSPNKKTMAPATIAAHIAPLRSLYNWGNDENRGFFPTNPTTCVRVPKIAVNSKNHYLTVREVRLLLEQLKIQGFRDYVIGMTLVLLGVRVSELIALEWDDFHTDPEEISMWVTVSGKGDKPREVKVPQLLWRLLCEYREQNKDMTGQRIFPISVRLVEKIIQKAREQSGLQKKVTPHWLRHTNATLALLRGASLQQVQESLGHTHINTTQRYLHTVQQMKKAAPDFVADSIAMK, from the coding sequence ATGCTTCAGACAGTCTTACGGTTACTGCCCAACGATTCCGGAACGATCGAACCTTGCTCCGACGAACAAATTATCAATATGTTTTTGTCGTCCAGCAGCCGTTCTCCATATACAATTCGCAACTATCGGAACGCGATTAACAAATTCCGCCTGTTTATTGGGAATAAATCGTTGAAGGATGTGACTTGGAGAGAAATTGAGGTCTATAAAATCAGCTTGGCTCAAGGCTTTTTAAGCCCCAACAAAAAAACGATGGCGCCCGCCACGATCGCTGCCCATATCGCGCCCTTGCGCTCGCTGTACAATTGGGGAAATGACGAAAATAGAGGCTTCTTTCCCACGAATCCAACGACTTGCGTTCGTGTGCCGAAGATCGCGGTGAACAGCAAAAATCATTATTTGACAGTACGTGAAGTCCGCCTCTTGCTCGAACAATTAAAAATCCAAGGATTCCGCGACTATGTGATCGGAATGACACTTGTGCTGCTTGGGGTGAGGGTATCGGAATTAATTGCATTGGAGTGGGATGACTTCCATACGGATCCGGAAGAGATATCGATGTGGGTGACGGTATCCGGCAAAGGCGATAAGCCTCGTGAAGTGAAGGTTCCGCAACTATTATGGCGATTGTTATGCGAATATCGGGAACAAAATAAAGATATGACCGGGCAGCGGATTTTCCCTATATCCGTAAGACTCGTTGAGAAAATCATCCAGAAAGCGCGCGAACAAAGCGGCTTGCAGAAAAAAGTAACGCCGCACTGGCTTCGACACACCAATGCGACGCTGGCTCTGCTCCGCGGCGCTTCCTTACAGCAAGTACAAGAGTCTCTTGGGCATACGCATATCAATACGACGCAGCGGTATCTGCATACGGTGCAGCAAATGAAGAAGGCCGCCCCCGATTTTGTTGCCGATTCGATTGCGATGAAATGA
- a CDS encoding sulfurtransferase TusA family protein: MIEIDCLGEVCPVPVMMLKKHQEAIRGGEKVLLVTDHSCAKVSIGDYCRSNNLICSVHEVINGVWEITIEA, translated from the coding sequence GTGATCGAGATCGATTGCTTGGGGGAAGTCTGTCCGGTGCCTGTGATGATGCTGAAGAAGCATCAGGAAGCGATACGCGGCGGAGAGAAGGTGCTGCTCGTCACCGATCATAGCTGCGCCAAAGTATCGATAGGCGATTACTGCCGCAGCAATAACTTGATTTGCTCGGTTCACGAAGTCATCAATGGCGTGTGGGAGATTACGATAGAGGCGTAA
- a CDS encoding GNAT family N-acetyltransferase gives MKLQGERIELTLITEEDMDFLCQMECDKDLWHFEESVPSLEEAKENFQEKITESEDEEGASYDFVVRLASEQAAAPIGMAQIWSYVDGRKSWEIGFAILPEYGGRGYGREAAELLLALAFNKLGAHKVVGMCNALNYRSSALMEHIGMRREGVFKEELYWNERWTDQFFYSILDSEYAARGKARQSAQE, from the coding sequence ATGAAATTGCAAGGCGAAAGAATCGAGTTAACCTTGATTACGGAAGAAGACATGGACTTTCTGTGCCAAATGGAATGTGATAAAGATTTATGGCATTTTGAAGAATCGGTTCCGAGTCTGGAAGAGGCAAAGGAGAATTTTCAGGAGAAAATCACCGAAAGTGAAGACGAGGAAGGGGCAAGCTATGATTTCGTCGTCAGGCTTGCATCGGAGCAGGCAGCCGCCCCGATCGGGATGGCACAGATATGGAGCTATGTCGATGGGCGTAAAAGCTGGGAAATCGGGTTTGCGATCTTGCCGGAATACGGCGGACGCGGATACGGACGCGAAGCGGCGGAGCTGCTCCTGGCGTTAGCGTTCAATAAGCTGGGGGCCCACAAGGTCGTCGGCATGTGCAATGCTCTTAATTATCGTTCTTCCGCGCTGATGGAGCATATCGGGATGAGAAGGGAAGGGGTGTTCAAGGAAGAGTTGTACTGGAATGAGCGTTGGACGGATCAGTTCTTCTATTCGATCCTGGATTCGGAGTATGCCGCACGTGGTAAAGCTCGTCAGAGTGCGCAGGAGTAA
- a CDS encoding Gfo/Idh/MocA family protein, whose translation MKKVKLALIGAGLRGVNYTNYALEHPDEAEVVAVAEPVEERRMSFQQAHRLPDEMCFADWREMMNRPKLADAVLICTQDYMHYGPTMRALECGYHVLLEKPMSPKPLECIRMGERARQAGLVFSICHVLRYTRFFGTIKQMLEEGRIGRLMSIQHNENVGYWHQAHSFVRGNWRNADETSPMILAKSCHDMDILLWLAGESCTNVASFGRLSHFKAENAPAGAPKRCLDGCPAAEDCLYYAPKTYLTDEDNWMKLAISDDQSYEGRLKAIQEGPYGRCVYHCDNNVVDHQVVSMDFRNEVTAVFTMSAFTKECSRTIKLMGTEGEIRGAMEKNEIELIRFDRNEPEPIFLGAPGGHAGHGGGDEGLIRDFIRLVANGGALQGLTSAENSVQSHMMAFAAEEARVTGKVVHLPEYLERFASATI comes from the coding sequence ATGAAGAAAGTAAAGCTGGCCTTGATCGGGGCGGGACTTCGAGGAGTCAACTACACGAATTATGCCCTTGAACATCCCGACGAGGCCGAAGTCGTCGCGGTGGCCGAGCCTGTGGAGGAGAGACGAATGAGCTTCCAGCAGGCGCACCGGCTACCGGATGAGATGTGCTTCGCGGATTGGCGCGAGATGATGAATCGGCCGAAGCTGGCGGATGCCGTCCTTATCTGCACGCAGGACTATATGCATTATGGGCCGACAATGAGGGCTCTGGAGTGCGGTTATCATGTTCTCCTGGAGAAGCCGATGTCCCCGAAGCCGCTGGAATGCATCCGGATGGGCGAGCGGGCGAGACAAGCGGGGCTCGTATTCTCGATTTGCCACGTGCTGCGCTATACCCGGTTTTTCGGCACCATCAAGCAGATGCTGGAGGAAGGCCGCATCGGACGGCTGATGTCCATTCAGCATAACGAGAATGTCGGGTACTGGCATCAGGCGCACAGCTTCGTGCGCGGCAATTGGCGGAATGCGGACGAGACGAGTCCGATGATTCTGGCGAAGTCGTGCCACGATATGGATATTTTGCTATGGCTGGCCGGAGAGTCCTGCACCAATGTCGCTTCCTTTGGCCGCTTGAGCCATTTCAAGGCCGAGAATGCGCCGGCCGGCGCCCCGAAGCGGTGTCTTGACGGCTGTCCGGCCGCGGAGGACTGCCTATATTATGCGCCGAAGACGTATTTGACGGACGAGGACAACTGGATGAAGCTCGCCATCAGCGACGATCAGAGCTATGAGGGCCGGCTGAAGGCGATCCAGGAGGGGCCGTACGGGCGCTGTGTCTATCACTGCGACAACAATGTCGTCGACCATCAGGTGGTGAGCATGGACTTCCGCAATGAAGTAACGGCCGTATTCACGATGTCCGCCTTCACGAAGGAATGCTCGCGGACGATCAAGCTGATGGGGACGGAGGGCGAGATTCGCGGAGCGATGGAAAAGAATGAAATCGAGCTGATCCGTTTTGACCGGAACGAGCCGGAGCCGATCTTCCTGGGGGCGCCCGGCGGCCATGCCGGACATGGGGGAGGCGACGAAGGCTTGATCCGGGACTTCATTCGCCTTGTGGCGAACGGCGGCGCGCTCCAGGGTCTGACGTCCGCGGAGAATTCCGTCCAGAGCCACATGATGGCCTTTGCGGCGGAGGAGGCGAGAGTCACCGGCAAGGTCGTTCATCTGCCGGAGTACCTGGAGCGATTCGCCTCCGCCACAATCTAA
- a CDS encoding carbohydrate ABC transporter permease → MHYKPSPSRAAFQIVNGIVLASITLLGIIPFIHLLAVSFSSNSAAVAGQVRLWPVEFTWDAYVYLGQKAEFFQSLWVSVQRVVLGTAISMLLCVLSAYPLSRETSDFKSRTAYVWFFVITMFFGGGLIPTYMAVKNAGLLNTIWALIIPGALSVWNMVMLLNFFRNIPKDLDEAAIMDGAGHGSLLFRIYLPVSLPAIATILLFTIIGHWNSWFDGIIYMNSPDNYPLQTYLSTLITSSNKESISVDELATMQSYGEKTLRTAQIFLGALPIMAVYPFLQKYFVKGITVGSVKG, encoded by the coding sequence ATGCATTACAAGCCATCGCCTTCCAGAGCGGCATTTCAAATCGTTAACGGCATCGTGCTGGCTTCCATTACCCTGCTCGGCATCATTCCGTTCATCCATCTGCTGGCCGTCTCGTTCAGCTCGAACTCGGCCGCCGTGGCCGGTCAAGTCCGGCTGTGGCCTGTGGAGTTCACCTGGGATGCCTATGTCTATCTCGGGCAAAAGGCGGAATTTTTCCAATCGCTCTGGGTCTCCGTGCAGCGCGTCGTGCTCGGGACGGCCATCAGCATGCTGCTGTGCGTGCTATCCGCCTATCCGCTATCCAGGGAAACGAGCGATTTCAAGTCCCGCACCGCTTATGTATGGTTTTTTGTCATCACGATGTTTTTCGGCGGCGGGTTGATTCCGACGTACATGGCGGTCAAGAACGCCGGCTTGCTGAATACGATCTGGGCCCTCATCATCCCCGGGGCGCTGAGCGTCTGGAATATGGTCATGCTGCTGAACTTTTTCCGCAACATTCCGAAGGATCTGGATGAAGCGGCGATTATGGACGGCGCCGGGCACGGGTCGCTCCTGTTCCGGATTTATTTGCCGGTCTCTCTGCCCGCGATCGCCACCATTCTGCTGTTCACGATTATCGGTCATTGGAATTCCTGGTTCGACGGCATTATTTACATGAATTCACCGGACAATTATCCGCTGCAGACGTATTTGTCCACGCTGATCACTTCTTCGAACAAGGAGAGCATATCCGTCGATGAGCTGGCGACGATGCAGAGCTATGGCGAGAAGACCCTGCGGACCGCGCAAATCTTCCTCGGAGCGCTGCCGATTATGGCGGTCTATCCCTTTTTGCAGAAGTATTTTGTCAAAGGCATCACAGTGGGCAGCGTCAAAGGCTGA
- a CDS encoding ABC transporter permease, with protein sequence MLNATKAQIAVTPRPKRRIRTLPLHLMLLPGVMITLIFAYGPMFGIVMAFQKYTPSKGFFGSKWVGLKNFEYIFNMPDFYQVLWNTIIIAVLKIIFSLLVPLLLALLLQEIRRSWIVRTVQTSVFLPFFLSWTILAGVIFEIFSLHGPLNSILAYFGVEPIMFMGDKSWFRGILIGSDVWKGMGYNMIIYLAAILGINPNLYEAAEIDGAGRWKQALHITLPGIVPIIALLATLSLGSVLNAGFEQILLLYNPLVYESADVIDTLVYRMGLIDQQFSPAAAFGLFKSVISVILVSISYYLAYRFTNYRIF encoded by the coding sequence ATGTTGAATGCGACGAAAGCTCAGATTGCCGTTACGCCGCGTCCGAAGCGGCGCATCCGGACCTTGCCGCTCCACCTCATGCTGCTTCCCGGCGTGATGATCACGCTGATTTTCGCTTACGGTCCGATGTTCGGCATCGTCATGGCTTTTCAGAAATATACGCCGTCGAAGGGTTTTTTCGGCTCCAAGTGGGTCGGGCTCAAAAACTTCGAGTACATCTTCAATATGCCTGACTTCTATCAGGTGCTGTGGAATACGATCATCATCGCGGTGCTGAAAATTATATTTTCGCTGCTTGTGCCGCTGCTGCTGGCCTTGCTTCTTCAAGAAATCAGGAGAAGCTGGATCGTCCGCACGGTGCAGACGAGCGTCTTTCTGCCGTTCTTCCTGTCCTGGACGATATTGGCGGGCGTTATCTTCGAGATTTTTTCGCTGCACGGTCCGCTTAACTCGATACTCGCCTACTTCGGCGTGGAGCCGATTATGTTCATGGGGGATAAAAGCTGGTTCCGCGGCATCCTGATCGGTTCGGACGTGTGGAAAGGAATGGGCTACAACATGATCATCTACCTGGCGGCGATTCTCGGCATCAATCCGAATCTGTATGAAGCCGCGGAGATTGACGGAGCGGGCAGATGGAAGCAGGCGCTCCATATTACGCTGCCGGGCATCGTGCCGATCATTGCGCTGCTCGCCACGCTGAGCCTGGGGTCCGTGCTGAATGCCGGCTTCGAGCAGATTCTGCTGCTGTATAATCCGCTCGTGTATGAGAGCGCGGATGTCATTGATACGCTAGTGTACCGGATGGGGCTGATTGATCAGCAATTTTCGCCGGCGGCGGCGTTCGGGTTGTTCAAGTCGGTCATCTCGGTCATCCTCGTATCCATTTCTTATTACTTGGCCTATCGCTTCACGAATTACCGCATATTCTAG
- a CDS encoding extracellular solute-binding protein, with product MRTRSRNTIFIWTLLLSLVFVSTLAGCGSKQGASPPGGETPAAAEENEISADPLWKYPEPVKVTQVIGYGAPEDPKTPKGTTPATNAYLKKLKEMLNIEVEFLWQVPSDQAQQKFSLAIASGDLPDVFEIGITDYEKFKEDDMLEDLTEAYEKYASPELKAYVEADGGKTLEMYKIDGKILALPNFEDPFMSAQILWLRKDWLDKLKLGVPQTMDELERVAEAFVNQDPDGNGKKDTYGIAFNKDLISWGFDARGFFYSMGAYPKAWIKNAEGALVPGEIQPETKAALERMNQWYSKGLIDKEFAFKDIDKVVEDVVAGKVGISFGEWWYPNWPLNMNRDQNPEAEWIAVPIPSYDGKPGQTLIPSQRLSRIYAVRKGYEHPEAIIKMANFYLELEKPKYKDEVKAENGYVYNWYQPRFYNPFDFETAYTEVNEALKNKQEQIALDNPTSVEVFEAATKYLQGDQSMWGMYTSRAAEDGGWGITRQLRDKPYVVNEFYGTATPTMTEKSASLNKMTDEMFTKMIMGSAPIIEFDKYAESWKKLGGQDIIDEVNEWHANK from the coding sequence ATGAGAACACGCTCGCGCAACACCATATTTATCTGGACGCTGCTGCTGTCGCTGGTCTTCGTCTCCACACTGGCCGGCTGCGGAAGCAAGCAGGGTGCCTCTCCGCCAGGGGGCGAGACGCCGGCCGCGGCAGAAGAAAACGAGATTTCGGCCGATCCGCTCTGGAAGTACCCGGAGCCGGTCAAGGTTACGCAGGTTATCGGCTATGGCGCGCCGGAGGATCCGAAGACGCCGAAGGGGACGACGCCGGCGACGAATGCGTACCTGAAGAAGCTGAAAGAGATGCTGAACATCGAGGTCGAGTTCCTCTGGCAGGTGCCGAGCGATCAGGCGCAGCAGAAGTTCTCGCTAGCCATCGCGTCAGGTGACCTGCCGGACGTATTCGAGATCGGGATTACGGATTATGAGAAATTCAAGGAAGACGACATGCTGGAGGACTTGACGGAAGCGTACGAGAAGTATGCTTCCCCGGAACTGAAGGCCTATGTGGAAGCGGATGGCGGCAAGACGCTGGAGATGTACAAGATCGACGGGAAAATATTGGCGCTGCCGAATTTCGAGGACCCGTTCATGTCGGCCCAGATTTTGTGGCTGCGCAAGGATTGGCTCGACAAGCTGAAGCTCGGCGTACCGCAGACCATGGACGAGCTGGAGCGGGTCGCCGAAGCGTTCGTCAATCAGGACCCGGACGGCAATGGCAAGAAGGATACGTACGGGATCGCGTTCAACAAAGATCTGATATCCTGGGGCTTCGATGCCCGCGGCTTCTTCTATTCGATGGGGGCTTATCCGAAGGCCTGGATCAAAAATGCGGAAGGCGCCCTCGTGCCGGGCGAAATCCAGCCCGAGACGAAGGCCGCGCTGGAGCGAATGAATCAATGGTATAGCAAAGGCCTGATTGACAAGGAATTCGCGTTCAAGGACATAGACAAGGTCGTCGAGGATGTCGTCGCGGGAAAGGTGGGAATCTCGTTCGGGGAATGGTGGTATCCGAATTGGCCCCTCAACATGAACCGCGATCAGAATCCGGAAGCCGAGTGGATTGCGGTGCCGATTCCATCCTATGACGGCAAGCCGGGACAGACGCTGATTCCCAGCCAGCGGCTGAGCCGCATCTACGCCGTGCGCAAAGGGTATGAGCATCCCGAAGCGATCATCAAGATGGCCAATTTCTATCTGGAGCTGGAAAAGCCGAAATACAAGGATGAGGTCAAAGCCGAAAACGGCTATGTGTATAACTGGTATCAGCCTCGCTTCTACAATCCGTTCGATTTCGAGACCGCTTACACGGAAGTGAATGAAGCGTTGAAGAACAAGCAGGAGCAGATTGCTTTGGATAATCCGACCTCAGTGGAAGTGTTCGAGGCGGCCACGAAGTATTTGCAAGGCGACCAATCGATGTGGGGCATGTACACAAGCCGCGCCGCGGAGGACGGGGGCTGGGGAATTACGCGCCAACTGCGGGATAAGCCGTATGTCGTCAATGAGTTCTACGGCACCGCCACGCCTACGATGACGGAAAAGAGCGCCTCCCTCAACAAAATGACGGATGAGATGTTCACGAAGATGATTATGGGCTCCGCCCCCATCATTGAATTCGATAAGTATGCAGAGAGCTGGAAGAAGCTTGGGGGGCAGGACATTATAGACGAAGTGAACGAATGGCACGCCAATAAGTAA
- a CDS encoding response regulator transcription factor, whose amino-acid sequence MYRILIVDDDAIVVDGLSQLLAAHYQEELDICKAYGAEEASAIIKRTKLDVVISDIDMPWKSGLDMADDIMRYWPKCRIIFLTGYSDFNYIYSAMKKRASHFILKTENDDHLLSVIQSVLDEMDAERKKQDVLRRARSELEYLRPLLTREWLQALLEQPQAGQALIAKSGGEWAIQAGSPFLVLVGSARWKEAISWETKMKCYGNVLNVFKALLPPLLAANGFVMTDSLFVWLIQPRKEDASFRNPDGSVVWDQVADYLRGALENIQNEFLSLLDLEVSFFFHRQPLGWDTWERELDSLRQKVQRRVSGTAHLTIADDGRLQQEDDTERWVREVHEFIASHLSDDLSLVRIAEKVHMNPSYLSRYYKQVTGRNLSESISDARLKAAKRWIVEERLKFHEIAFRLGFNSPSYFTTFFKKLTGQTPQEYREAHLKEMR is encoded by the coding sequence ATGTACCGAATCTTGATCGTCGATGACGACGCCATCGTAGTGGATGGATTATCTCAGCTGCTTGCCGCGCATTATCAAGAGGAGCTCGATATTTGCAAGGCGTACGGAGCCGAGGAAGCTTCGGCCATAATCAAAAGGACGAAGCTGGATGTCGTCATCAGCGACATCGACATGCCGTGGAAGTCAGGGCTTGACATGGCGGATGACATTATGCGCTATTGGCCGAAATGCCGCATTATTTTTTTGACCGGCTACAGCGACTTCAATTACATTTACAGCGCGATGAAGAAGAGAGCCTCGCATTTTATCCTGAAGACCGAGAATGACGATCATCTGCTTAGCGTGATTCAAAGTGTGCTCGATGAGATGGATGCAGAGCGGAAGAAGCAGGATGTGCTGCGGCGTGCGCGTTCGGAGCTGGAATACTTGCGGCCGCTGCTTACGAGAGAGTGGCTACAAGCGCTGCTGGAGCAGCCGCAGGCGGGACAGGCCCTGATCGCCAAGAGCGGCGGAGAATGGGCGATTCAGGCAGGGAGCCCCTTTCTGGTGTTGGTCGGCAGCGCCCGGTGGAAAGAGGCCATCTCTTGGGAGACCAAGATGAAGTGCTATGGCAATGTGCTGAATGTGTTCAAGGCACTGCTTCCCCCGCTGCTTGCGGCGAACGGCTTCGTGATGACTGACTCTTTGTTCGTCTGGCTGATTCAGCCGCGGAAGGAGGATGCGTCGTTCCGGAACCCTGACGGCAGCGTCGTGTGGGATCAGGTAGCCGATTATTTGAGAGGGGCTCTGGAGAATATCCAGAATGAGTTCCTCTCTCTTCTGGATTTGGAGGTATCCTTCTTCTTCCATCGCCAGCCGCTTGGATGGGACACATGGGAGCGTGAGCTCGATTCCTTGCGGCAGAAGGTGCAGCGCCGCGTATCGGGGACGGCTCATCTGACGATTGCGGACGATGGGCGGCTGCAGCAGGAAGACGATACGGAACGCTGGGTGCGGGAGGTGCATGAGTTTATTGCCAGCCATCTGAGCGATGATCTGTCCCTCGTCCGGATTGCCGAGAAGGTTCATATGAATCCGAGCTATCTATCCCGGTACTACAAGCAGGTGACCGGCCGCAATCTGTCTGAGTCTATTTCCGATGCCCGGCTGAAGGCCGCGAAGAGATGGATAGTCGAGGAGCGTTTGAAATTTCATGAGATCGCCTTCCGGCTCGGCTTCAACTCCCCGTCTTATTTTACGACCTTCTTCAAAAAACTGACCGGTCAGACCCCGCAGGAATACCGGGAAGCTCATCTTAAGGAAATGAGGTAA